The Amphritea atlantica sequence GACGTGTAAGGATTGTCAGATCCAGTTCGCCTTTATCAATCAGACCGCGAAGCTGCGCCGATGAGCCAGTACGCACCTGCACCTGCAAGCCCGGCAGCTGCTTCTGAATCTCAGACAACAGTTGCGGCAACACACCGGTAACATAATCATCCGGACAGCCAAGCATGAGCGGCCGGCTTGCACCTTCAGCGGCCAGCACGCCCAGCGCTTCATCATGCAACTTCATTATTCGTCGGGCATAGCTCACCAGCTTCAGCCCGTCATCGGTCAGTTGCAGCTCCCGCCCCTCCTTCAGAAACAGCTTCTTACTGAGCTGTTCCTCCAGCCGCTTCATCTGCATGCTGACGGCTGACTGGGTACGGCACACCTGAGCGGCGGCCCGGGTGTAACTCCCGGTATCCACAACAGCGGTAAAGGTACGCAGCAGTTCATGATCTAACATCAAGGGTATTGATACCTGTTATCAGATTTATTCGTTTGTCGGACAATCAATTAAGCGCCAGACTCAGGCCTAAATCAATCGGCTTAACAAACTTATTAAACAACGGAATAAAAGGATTTTTATATGCAACTGATTATCGGTAATCACAACTATTCAAGCTGGTCTCTGCGGGCCTGGCTGCTACTGCGACACTTTGAGCTGGACTTTGAAGCGGTGCGTATCGCCCTGTTCACCCCAGGCTCAGCGGAACAGATAAAAAGCTATAATCCAGCGGGTAAAGTCCCGGTGCTCATCGATAACGGGCTGACCATCTGGGATTCACTGTCGATTTGCGAATATATCAGCGAACAGCATCTGCAGGGTAAGGGCTGGCCTGCTGATCCGGCAATGCGCGCCCATGCCCGCAGCAGCTGCGCCGAGATGCACACCGGCTTTATGGCGCTGCGCCATGCACTGCCGATGAACTGCCGCCGTACAGTGGAAAACTTTGCTATCTCAGCCGAAGTACAACAGGACATCGACCGTATCATGCAGCTATGGAGTGGCGCGCTGAATCTAAGCGCCTCAGAACAGTTCCTCTACGGTGATTTTTCCATCGCTGACGCCTTTTACGCCCCGGTGGTATTCCGCCTGACCGGCTACGGCGTCCCGCTGCCTGAGCAACTTCAAACCTACTGCGACCATATCCTTGCCCTACCCGCCTGTCAGGAATGGCTAAAGCTGGCACAACAGGAAAGCGAAGTGATAGAGGAGGAAGAGGTGTAATCGCCTCTGATTGTGCCTGGCAACACTGGCATTTCTGCCCTGAAAATGGCACATTAGCAGCCGGAGAGCGGGAAGCTCTCCGGTTTCTTTTCAAGTGACTCAACAGGGATGAATAATGAGTACTCAATCTGCATGCAATATCCAGAAAACACCTGATCAGACAGACAACCCTGATAAAGGCAGCTCAAATTCAGGTGAAGCCGCCTGCACCCCTCCACTGTATGAGGTTGTTCACATAACCGGCGAAAGAAGTCAATTCTATGCACTGACCCACCAGGCAACCGAAGAGCTTAATACAGCTTGGGGAAAAGTTCGGGACTTGATGGTCGAGTTTTCTAATCTGGTTAAAAGTGAAACCGAAGATAAAAGCTCTCCTCAATCGCAGGCAGCGCTACTGAAAAAAAGACTTGCCTGGTTAGGAAAAGCATCTGATGCGGGCTTACTGGCGCCACAGCCGGAACTCCCCCCCGAACATGCTGTCTTTGGTACACCATACGAGGTCGAGCGCAACACTAATATTCAAAGCTGTACCGCTGAACTGGGTCAGCTTAGCGCAAAGCGTAACGAACTGCGCAGCAGGATGTCATCAAATGGACAGATGTCCAGAAATAATTCAAGCCACCCCCTCACCCAATTAAAACTGGCTGAACTGGAGGTACTGGAATCTAAAATGCAGCAACTCCAAACGTTGCAGCAGGAAGATCTCTGCCACCCAACCAGTATTCTTGATGAGATTTACAGTGTCGACACACTGGTTAAAGCTGGCGGCAATGCCAGTGGAAACTTTACCATTGTTGAGTTTCAGCGATTCAGCGCTCCGGATCAACTCTACTATCTGCCACTCGATGTTATCCAGGGGCTGAATAAGCACACTTACGGCTGGATCCCGGTAAAACTCTCCTCCGCGTCCCTGCAAAGCTTTTCAACTATCAATGAAGACACCATCTCACTCTTTGCAGAGTTAATGATTGATGACTTCAAGAAACAGTTAAAGCCGGATTTCGATGTCAGCGAACTAGCCAACCTGCCCTGGTTTATCAACACCAAAGGAAACTCTTGGGAGAGCCCGACTTACAACCCCCTGAATGCGCTTCATCTGGAACTGTTCCCGAAAAAGGTCATCGAAGGTGAATTCGAGAAAGGGGGACCCGCCTTTGCCGTCTCTGCGGAGGCCCAGGCGCTTCGTTTTGCCGCCGGGGCAAACCTTGGCAAGGTTGAGTTCAAACCCTCGCAGGGAAAAATTAAACTCAGCGCCAGCGCTGAAGCAAAGTACTCGTTGTTTGAAGGTGAAGCCAGTGCAGAACTGATCCTGCCCAGTAAAGAGGGACAACAGATCTATGTCAGCTTCCGTGGCGCGGATAAACAAGAGCGCTTGATGGAATTTGGCTATATGCGCTTCGATGCCAAACTGCTGTTAAGCGTATTTGCTGGTGTTAGGGGTAATATGAATGCCAAGCTGGATATAGATGCGCAGAAACTAGTAAAGTCGTCCAGAGCAAACAGCAACGCCATCACCACACAAACCAGCCGGGAGATAGAACAGAGCGCCGGTGCAGGGATTCTGCTTATTCCTAAAGCCAAAGTCGAAACCAAAAAAATCGGTCACTGGACCGAAAAGGTAAAATCAAATGGTAAAGCTAAGGACTCCTGCGCCTGTGTTGGCTTAAGCGCGGAAGGCTTTGCCGGAGCAGAAGGAGGAGCAGCGCTAACATTGCAAACCTTATGGAAGGCCCCCAAAAGTCATCAACCATCAACCGCTGAAACAGAGGGTTTTATTCCGGAAATATCCAGCACAGAGTTTGTCGAACTGGCGAAAACCGGTTATCAGGGCTCTCTCAAAGCAGGCGTTGGTGCGGGTGGTCACCTGAAAATCAACTGGGAGGGCGGTAAGTTTATTCTCTATATCCACGCCTCTGCCGCCTGGGGACTGGGATTTTCCGGCGGATTTGAGGTCGCCGTAGATAAAGAGAACATCCTCAAAGTTTTTTATATCGTACTAGAAGCATTACAACAATCAGACTATCGGGATCTGACGTTTGTGGATGAAGAAACTTTTCTCTTGATGGCTCAAGGGCTTTATAAAGTAATGCTGCTTAAAGATGAATTACAAAACAAACTAATGAAAGAAACCCTCATAGCCTTTTTCTCCAGCGCTGATTCTGCGTTTAACGATCTAGAAATATGGTGGAGTGACCGCGTTAAAATACAAGATGAAGCCGAAGCATTAGCTAGAAATATTAATAACGACCTTTTCGTCATTAACCCAAGCATACTTCCCCCTGAAACCGTAGGTCCAATACTTTACAGTCTAAGCTTTTCCTTTATTTTTAGTTTTGAAGAAGATCAGGAAACAGCAATTATGAACATCCTTAACAAGATACACTCATGGCGTCACTTTATGCAGATTCTGAAACGGATGAGTGAAAAAGGCGATTCAGTTGACATGTACCAAAGCATGCAGCAACTTTGTTCAATCCTGGATGGCGCCCAATATCTGGAATTCATTACTTGGACCACAAATTTAAAAGTCGTCAAACCTCAACAAACCGCAGAAAACCCCAAAAAACCATTCACCCCCCTAGCACGCCCCATTGAAAAACGTAAAAACAGTAAAATTATTGCTAATATTGAATCCGCATGGAATGTCAAATTATCCTAAGCGCAATGACCGAATGCAGCTAATTTACTTTCATAGAGGACTTTATCGAGCACCTTACGCCAAACCATGGGTTATAGGGCGCATCTCCTAAATCACCTATAGCCCTTCGAATTAACACGTTAGAATTTATTTCTGTAGCTACCCCTCCTCGAAGAAGGTGATAGCTTTGAGATTCATCATCATTAAGGGTTAATTCAATAGCATGACCGGGGCCGTTTGGATTTTTTACAGGACTATATGAGTAATAATCAGGGTCATACCAATCATTCACCCATTCAGCGGCATTATTCTGCAACCCGTAAATTCCTAATTGGTTAGGTGGCAGCATATCAACTGGATAAGTATCTTTTAACTTACCACTATCTCGATTATATGGCTTGGTATTCCTCGGCGACTCTAAAAAACCATTATCCGTTGCATAATAAATATTCTGTCCCCTATTGCGGGCAGCAAACTCCCACTGGGCTTCAGTGGGCAGATCAAACGCATAACCAGTTA is a genomic window containing:
- a CDS encoding LysR family transcriptional regulator — encoded protein: MLDHELLRTFTAVVDTGSYTRAAAQVCRTQSAVSMQMKRLEEQLSKKLFLKEGRELQLTDDGLKLVSYARRIMKLHDEALGVLAAEGASRPLMLGCPDDYVTGVLPQLLSEIQKQLPGLQVQVRTGSSAQLRGLIDKGELDLTILTRRPDTEEGYLLLQDKGVWVAPSADFLGPDDPVRLVLVEPDCKFHSTAVDGLIKQGRLFEVACISGNCALLIELVRRGEAVTTLSSCCVPADLYRLPAELGLPELPTVDIVLQSAARPHHDLGANRIALLAEKTVQQLQRHAG
- a CDS encoding glutathione S-transferase family protein codes for the protein MQLIIGNHNYSSWSLRAWLLLRHFELDFEAVRIALFTPGSAEQIKSYNPAGKVPVLIDNGLTIWDSLSICEYISEQHLQGKGWPADPAMRAHARSSCAEMHTGFMALRHALPMNCRRTVENFAISAEVQQDIDRIMQLWSGALNLSASEQFLYGDFSIADAFYAPVVFRLTGYGVPLPEQLQTYCDHILALPACQEWLKLAQQESEVIEEEEV